Proteins encoded together in one Phyllostomus discolor isolate MPI-MPIP mPhyDis1 chromosome 6, mPhyDis1.pri.v3, whole genome shotgun sequence window:
- the TMSB10 gene encoding thymosin beta-10, which translates to MADKPDMGEIASFDKAKLKKTETQEKNTLPTKETIEQEKRSEIS; encoded by the exons atggcAGACAAACCGGACATGGGGGAAATCGCCAGCTTCGATAAGGCCAAGCTGAAGAAGACGGAGACGCAGGAGAAGAACACCCTGCCGACCAAAGAGA CCATTGAGCAGGAGAAGCGGAGTGAAATTTCTTAA